A single region of the Leptothrix cholodnii SP-6 genome encodes:
- a CDS encoding multidrug effflux MFS transporter, whose protein sequence is MTRSLLRHALILGLLSAIGPFAIDMYLPALPTIGQALQADTRQVQMSLMVFFVALGVCQLVYGPLSDQFGRKPPLYFGLLLFAAGSIGCALATDIETLIAFRFIAGVGACAGMVVPRAIVRDLHTGVEATRLTSLLMLVFSVSPILAPLAGSAMIAVADWRGIFWATMVAAVLAVAMMAAWLTESRPRAARQDSNLRSALAAYGQLLRDRHFMGLTLIGAFAMSGFFAYLANSSFVLIEHHGLTPAQYSLCFSANAAAFIGTAQFTGRLVQRLGLPGVVRRGVMGFSAFAFVLWLCYAAGADSLALLLVLVFLSFGFLGLVVPTTAVLALEEHGEIAGTASALLGTLQMVTGALVMGAISLFVDGSARPMVHGIAACALITAVLTHFTLAGVQRAPAAAT, encoded by the coding sequence ATGACCCGTTCTCTCCTGCGCCACGCGCTCATCCTCGGCCTGCTCTCGGCCATCGGGCCGTTCGCGATCGACATGTACCTGCCCGCGCTGCCGACCATCGGCCAGGCGCTGCAGGCCGACACCCGGCAGGTCCAGATGAGCCTGATGGTGTTCTTCGTCGCGCTGGGCGTCTGCCAGCTGGTCTACGGGCCGCTGAGCGACCAGTTCGGCCGCAAGCCGCCGCTGTATTTCGGCCTGCTGCTGTTCGCCGCGGGCAGCATCGGCTGCGCGCTGGCGACCGACATCGAGACGCTGATCGCCTTCCGCTTCATCGCCGGCGTGGGCGCCTGCGCCGGCATGGTGGTGCCGCGCGCGATCGTGCGCGACCTGCACACCGGCGTCGAAGCGACCCGGCTGACCTCGCTGCTGATGCTGGTGTTCAGCGTCTCGCCGATCCTGGCGCCGCTGGCGGGCAGCGCGATGATCGCCGTGGCCGACTGGCGCGGCATCTTCTGGGCCACGATGGTGGCCGCCGTGCTGGCGGTGGCGATGATGGCGGCCTGGCTGACCGAGAGCCGCCCGCGCGCCGCGCGCCAGGACAGCAACCTGCGCAGCGCGCTGGCGGCCTACGGCCAGCTGCTGCGCGACCGCCACTTCATGGGCCTGACCTTGATCGGCGCGTTCGCGATGTCGGGTTTCTTCGCCTACCTGGCCAACTCGTCGTTCGTGCTGATCGAGCATCACGGCCTGACGCCGGCGCAATACAGCCTGTGCTTCTCGGCCAACGCCGCCGCCTTCATCGGCACGGCGCAGTTCACCGGCCGGCTGGTGCAGCGCCTGGGCCTGCCGGGCGTGGTGCGGCGCGGCGTGATGGGCTTCAGCGCCTTCGCCTTCGTGCTGTGGCTGTGTTACGCCGCCGGCGCCGACTCGCTGGCGCTGCTGCTCGTGCTGGTGTTCCTGAGCTTCGGTTTCCTCGGCCTGGTGGTGCCCACCACCGCGGTGCTGGCGCTCGAGGAACACGGCGAGATCGCCGGCACCGCCTCGGCCCTGCTCGGCACGCTGCAGATGGTGACCGGCGCGCTGGTGATGGGCGCGATCTCGCTGTTCGTCGACGGCAGCGCGCGACCGATGGTGCACGGCATCGCCGCCTGCGCGCTGATCACGGCGGTGCTGACGCATTTCACGCTCGCGGGCGTGCAGCGCGCCCCGGCGGCGGCCACCTGA